A genomic window from Tolypothrix sp. PCC 7910 includes:
- a CDS encoding type 2 lanthipeptide synthetase LanM family protein: MKISDSKISQIVINATFLSENFNTKDYHNINSQQLDQNLIEKRLQNWCQAIGGEEKLKQRLHWDGLDFNIVRSLLVTAGFGKDDKLPAWAETLKELVESGISLLNLEVAEKLPLDSQKPLPFEDFYFPFILVARRKLSAALSLNHDLVLLSTEAYLTLEYGLLQQLVSLGTETLLFEFDKLRSNQASAKQDNHTEESKNRILYDQFIQNILEDGGLKFFEDYPVLARLIATNINFWVTNTTEFIQRLQADITEIEQTFSEDTNLGKVKEIETSLSNRHHGGRSILAITFDSGIKIVYKPKDLSLDVAFNNLLDWCNQQRISLPFKITKILQRQEYAWVEFIAHQPCENQTAVNNFYKRAGMLLSLLFVLGAKDCGSENVIANSEYSILIDADILMQPIVKSNDESEDWFQDSVLKAGFLPAWEGNTFSANAQDSSVLGNIYPQQVNASREWQFINTDGMHLTSKTAIIPSGTNAVILEGKSVSPRNYVEEIVTGFEEIYRLLIKNKETLLGQYSPLSTTKSLKSRFIPHPSILYVIVAKNSLNPQSLRNGIEYSILINSLIDTFSRSLLEVEANPENWAIWQAETRFLQQQDIPYFSVSCNSSDLEIERDKLIKQFFKISSYQSLITQLQNLDEQNLALQIKLIRMSFDAKFAHLTLKDTALQGNSPQFHSLTNEELLQEAVKIGNSLVSNGICNSNGCNWINLGYMFQANRYQLQPLDDSLYRGRAGVSLFLAALAKITGKHEFKEVALIALLPLQQSLKKSEIRQKILESEFGLLGIGGFIYSLVKISQFLEDPSLLESAQLAAKLLTKEVIATDEKFDIMWGVAGAIPGLLTLYDQTGEPTVLDIAVTCGNHLLSQRSNSKPRAWVTIESKKPLTGFSHGAAAISLSLLRLYAATADIAFLEAAKEAIEYEKSVFDESVQNWPDFRLSEKTNQINFLHAWCHGSAGIGLARLGSLSIIQTEEIYSDINIALETTQKYGTPSTDTDHLCCGHMGRVELFILASQKLGNQEWLNTAIKQAAWVIERAKANGEYSFSSHYYQSAYSSNFFRGKAGVGYQLLRLAFPESLPSVLIGE; this comes from the coding sequence ATGAAAATATCTGACTCAAAAATATCCCAAATAGTTATTAACGCTACTTTCCTGTCTGAAAACTTCAATACCAAAGATTACCACAATATAAATTCTCAGCAACTTGATCAAAACCTAATTGAAAAACGTCTGCAAAATTGGTGTCAAGCAATTGGCGGAGAAGAAAAGCTAAAACAACGTCTTCATTGGGATGGATTAGATTTCAATATAGTACGTTCTTTATTAGTAACAGCAGGTTTTGGTAAAGATGATAAATTACCAGCTTGGGCAGAAACCCTAAAAGAATTAGTTGAAAGTGGTATATCTTTACTAAATCTAGAAGTAGCAGAAAAATTACCACTTGATTCCCAAAAACCTTTACCTTTTGAAGATTTTTATTTTCCATTTATCTTAGTAGCACGCCGTAAATTATCTGCGGCGTTATCTCTAAATCATGATTTAGTGTTATTAAGTACAGAAGCATATTTAACTTTAGAATATGGCTTACTGCAACAACTAGTAAGTTTAGGTACCGAAACATTATTATTTGAGTTTGATAAATTGCGCTCAAATCAAGCTTCTGCAAAGCAAGATAACCATACAGAAGAAAGTAAAAATCGAATTCTTTATGATCAATTCATTCAAAATATTCTTGAAGATGGAGGCTTAAAGTTTTTTGAGGATTACCCTGTTTTAGCAAGACTGATCGCCACTAATATTAATTTTTGGGTAACTAATACCACTGAATTTATCCAAAGGTTACAAGCTGACATCACAGAAATTGAGCAGACTTTCTCTGAAGATACAAACCTAGGAAAAGTAAAGGAAATAGAAACATCGCTATCAAACCGTCATCATGGTGGACGCAGTATTTTAGCTATTACCTTTGATTCAGGAATCAAAATTGTCTATAAACCTAAAGATTTGAGCTTAGATGTAGCTTTTAATAATTTACTAGATTGGTGTAATCAACAAAGAATATCTTTACCATTTAAAATTACCAAAATTCTTCAACGACAAGAATATGCCTGGGTTGAATTTATTGCTCACCAACCTTGTGAGAATCAAACCGCAGTCAACAACTTTTATAAAAGAGCCGGAATGTTATTATCACTGCTGTTTGTATTAGGCGCTAAAGACTGTGGCTCAGAAAATGTGATCGCCAATTCTGAATATTCAATTCTGATTGATGCTGACATATTAATGCAGCCTATAGTTAAAAGTAATGATGAATCAGAAGACTGGTTTCAAGATTCAGTTCTAAAAGCGGGATTTTTACCTGCTTGGGAAGGTAATACATTCTCAGCCAATGCTCAAGATTCCAGTGTCCTGGGCAATATTTATCCCCAACAAGTCAATGCTTCTAGAGAGTGGCAATTTATTAATACAGATGGAATGCATCTAACTTCTAAAACAGCAATTATTCCTTCTGGTACTAATGCGGTAATTTTAGAAGGTAAATCTGTTTCACCCAGGAACTATGTAGAGGAAATTGTCACTGGTTTTGAGGAGATATACCGCTTATTAATCAAAAATAAAGAAACTTTGTTGGGTCAATACAGCCCTCTATCAACTACCAAATCATTAAAGTCTCGATTTATCCCTCATCCATCCATACTATATGTTATCGTCGCTAAAAACAGTCTCAATCCTCAATCTTTGCGTAATGGCATAGAATATAGCATTTTGATTAATAGCTTAATTGATACTTTTAGTCGTTCTTTATTAGAAGTTGAAGCTAATCCAGAAAATTGGGCAATTTGGCAAGCAGAAACAAGGTTTTTACAACAGCAAGATATTCCCTATTTCTCTGTATCCTGTAATAGCAGTGACTTAGAAATTGAACGAGACAAGCTAATCAAGCAGTTTTTTAAAATATCCAGTTACCAAAGTTTAATTACTCAACTGCAAAATCTTGATGAACAGAATTTAGCCCTACAAATTAAATTAATTCGGATGAGTTTTGATGCCAAGTTTGCTCATTTAACCCTGAAAGATACTGCTTTACAGGGTAATTCACCACAATTTCACTCACTTACTAATGAAGAATTACTGCAAGAAGCTGTAAAAATTGGCAATAGTCTGGTCTCTAATGGAATTTGTAATTCTAACGGATGCAACTGGATTAATTTAGGTTATATGTTCCAGGCTAACCGCTATCAACTTCAGCCGTTAGATGATTCTTTATATAGAGGACGTGCTGGAGTGAGTTTGTTCCTAGCAGCATTAGCAAAAATAACTGGTAAACATGAATTTAAAGAAGTAGCTTTAATTGCTTTATTACCTTTGCAACAATCACTAAAAAAATCAGAAATCCGCCAAAAAATACTAGAGTCAGAATTTGGTTTATTGGGTATAGGTGGTTTTATTTACAGTCTAGTTAAAATTAGTCAATTTTTGGAAGATCCAAGTCTTTTAGAATCTGCCCAACTTGCTGCAAAACTACTGACAAAAGAGGTAATTGCTACTGATGAAAAGTTTGACATCATGTGGGGTGTTGCGGGAGCTATTCCAGGTTTATTGACCCTTTATGATCAAACAGGTGAACCAACTGTTTTAGACATAGCAGTTACCTGTGGCAATCATTTATTATCACAACGAAGTAATAGCAAACCTAGAGCATGGGTAACAATAGAAAGCAAAAAACCTTTAACTGGTTTTTCTCACGGCGCAGCAGCTATTTCTTTATCTCTATTGCGGTTATACGCTGCTACAGCAGATATAGCTTTTTTAGAAGCTGCAAAAGAAGCAATTGAATATGAAAAAAGCGTCTTTGATGAATCAGTGCAAAACTGGCCCGACTTCCGTTTATCCGAAAAAACAAATCAAATTAATTTCTTGCACGCATGGTGTCATGGAAGTGCTGGAATTGGGTTAGCCCGTTTAGGTAGTTTGTCAATTATACAGACAGAGGAAATTTACTCAGACATTAATATCGCTTTAGAAACTACCCAAAAGTATGGAACGCCTAGCACAGATACAGACCATCTTTGCTGTGGACACATGGGTAGAGTAGAACTGTTTATTTTAGCATCCCAAAAACTGGGCAATCAGGAATGGCTAAACACTGCCATAAAACAGGCTGCATGGGTTATAGAACGGGCAAAAGCAAATGGAGAGTATTCTTTTTCTTCTCACTATTATCAATCCGCCTATAGCTCTAACTTTTTCCGAGGTAAAGCGGGTGTAGGTTATCAATTGCTACGTTTAGCATTTCCTGAATCTTTACCTTCAGTCTTAATTGGGGAATGA
- a CDS encoding T3SS effector HopA1 family protein — MQLLNSVQTQLNPGINQRLVDVLEDIVNNIEIRSDFSIRHPDYQPLEVPAEAVERFQKFSEEIQQKYLSLQLRSFLYGIYYNGSMRSELAGDKKTNNLPLDLENNTVLGVDVAFYKQLHESNYGEGYFQSGWSILKEESDNSLIVSKAGLRLHIQRDKHLPSSHTSATIGDLVPIKMPKNIVQSGFYMAVSNAGLSRSNAANLQIVRIYFNLTPAGAIAVMGNITQHLNQINIPFQLKVLYHPKDYNRYDSGVLYFDKSDYELLSKLLSNIYLENREYFKSEIPLFTKELAPGLGLAEEPNQKFAEQESFGMNRCQIIANGLLTAWYQGDNSPQRRIQAIQEQFLQLGIDLERVHLNANSEDIYQVLNLS, encoded by the coding sequence ATGCAATTACTTAATTCTGTGCAAACTCAGCTTAACCCTGGCATAAATCAGCGCTTAGTCGATGTTCTCGAGGATATTGTTAACAACATTGAAATTCGCTCTGATTTTTCCATTCGCCATCCAGATTATCAACCCTTAGAAGTACCTGCTGAGGCTGTTGAACGCTTTCAAAAATTTTCTGAAGAAATTCAGCAAAAATATCTCAGTTTGCAATTGCGAAGTTTTCTTTATGGTATTTATTACAACGGCTCAATGCGAAGTGAACTAGCAGGCGATAAAAAAACAAATAATTTACCATTAGATTTAGAAAATAATACAGTTTTAGGGGTAGATGTAGCTTTTTATAAACAGTTGCACGAAAGTAATTATGGAGAGGGATATTTTCAGTCAGGATGGTCAATCTTAAAAGAAGAGAGTGATAATAGCTTAATAGTTAGTAAGGCTGGTTTGAGGCTGCACATTCAACGTGATAAACATTTACCTTCATCTCACACATCTGCTACTATCGGCGATTTAGTTCCGATTAAAATGCCAAAAAATATTGTCCAAAGCGGCTTTTACATGGCAGTTAGTAATGCCGGATTATCTCGCTCTAATGCAGCAAATCTACAAATTGTGCGGATATATTTCAATCTCACCCCAGCAGGTGCTATTGCTGTTATGGGTAATATAACACAGCATTTAAATCAGATAAATATACCTTTTCAACTTAAGGTTTTATACCATCCCAAAGATTATAATCGCTACGATTCTGGAGTCTTGTATTTCGATAAAAGTGATTATGAATTGTTGAGCAAATTATTAAGTAATATTTATCTTGAAAATCGTGAATACTTTAAATCAGAAATTCCTCTATTCACCAAGGAACTAGCACCAGGTTTAGGTTTAGCAGAAGAACCAAATCAAAAGTTTGCCGAACAAGAAAGTTTTGGCATGAATCGCTGTCAGATAATTGCAAATGGGTTACTCACAGCTTGGTATCAAGGAGATAATTCCCCTCAAAGACGGATACAAGCAATTCAAGAGCAATTTTTGCAGCTAGGAATTGATTTAGAACGTGTTCATCTCAATGCTAATTCTGAAGATATTTACCAAGTCCTAAACCTATCTTAG
- a CDS encoding aminoglycoside phosphotransferase family protein — MTFLLNAQNVCDYLARHNLCSPSETNQIDIELKSAKNFNLLLTLPNHQKLLVKQERHNHEGKASGEFLSEWRIQKFVQKFPELNHLRPSLPEILHYDADNSIMVARYLDDYQDLMEFYTKEKIFDSKIAAAIGNFLANIHRHTFNYQEYQNFLSVNSDNSYTEQVRKIVQYLEIIEPEIFGLVPNDGLRFFALYQRFDSLGTALKKLGNAVIPCCLTHNDLKLNNILLHHNWQQSTNNIIRIIDWERSAWGDPAFDLGTLISSYVQLWLGSLVISKSLSLEESLSLAITPLEKLQPSIATLTQVYLQTFPEILKHRPDFLLRVMQFTGFALIQGIQAMIQYQKSFGNTGIAMLQVAKSLLCRPEQSIPTIFGAIGTSELIQQTALTA; from the coding sequence ATGACTTTTTTATTAAATGCTCAGAATGTCTGCGATTATTTAGCTAGACATAACCTTTGTTCTCCAAGCGAAACAAACCAGATTGACATAGAATTAAAATCTGCTAAAAATTTTAATTTATTACTAACACTGCCAAATCATCAAAAACTGTTAGTCAAGCAAGAACGGCACAATCACGAAGGAAAAGCATCGGGAGAATTTTTAAGTGAGTGGCGCATTCAAAAATTTGTACAAAAATTTCCTGAATTAAATCATCTTCGCCCTTCTCTACCAGAAATACTGCATTATGATGCAGACAATTCCATTATGGTAGCGAGATATCTAGATGATTATCAAGATTTAATGGAATTTTATACCAAAGAGAAAATTTTTGATAGTAAAATTGCCGCGGCAATAGGTAATTTCTTAGCTAATATTCATCGTCATACTTTCAACTATCAAGAATATCAGAATTTCCTATCGGTTAATTCAGATAATTCTTACACAGAACAAGTAAGAAAAATAGTTCAGTATTTAGAAATAATAGAACCAGAAATTTTTGGTTTAGTCCCTAATGATGGGTTAAGATTTTTTGCCCTATATCAACGTTTTGATAGCTTAGGAACAGCTTTAAAAAAATTGGGTAATGCTGTGATTCCTTGTTGTTTAACTCACAATGATCTCAAGCTAAATAATATATTACTTCATCACAATTGGCAGCAATCAACTAACAATATTATCCGCATAATTGATTGGGAACGTTCTGCTTGGGGAGATCCCGCATTTGATTTAGGAACACTAATTAGTAGCTACGTCCAATTATGGCTGGGTAGCTTAGTTATCAGTAAATCTTTGAGTCTGGAAGAATCTCTAAGTTTAGCGATAACTCCCCTAGAAAAGCTTCAGCCTTCAATTGCGACATTAACCCAAGTTTATTTGCAGACATTCCCAGAAATTTTAAAACACCGTCCTGATTTCTTGCTGCGTGTGATGCAATTTACAGGTTTTGCTTTAATTCAAGGGATTCAAGCAATGATTCAGTATCAAAAATCTTTTGGCAATACAGGTATTGCCATGCTTCAGGTTGCTAAAAGTTTATTATGTCGTCCAGAACAGTCAATACCAACAATTTTTGGTGCGATTGGTACAAGCGAATTAATTCAGCAAACTGCTTTAACTGCTTAA